GGCGGCCTTGTCCGCTGTCTTGATGAAAGGTTGTGCCGTCTCCCAGGGCTCGGAAGCCTCGTGACGGGCATAATCGAGTTCCACCTTGGCGTTCGCTAGTTCCTTGGGAGCACATTCCTTCGCGCCCATCCGTTCCGCCTTTGCGATCTTTGCCGAGATGCCGTCAAACTGGTCGATCTCGCCCTTCGTCAGTTGGCGGGCACCACAACCCACAGCAAGAAATGCCGCAAGAAGAACCATAACGAAAAGGAAAAGATGTCGATTCCTCATTTCGTGCCTCCCCCCGCCTTTTCGAGCGCCTTGGCGGAATAGGCCTTCGATTCCTTCGTGAAAGTGTTGGCCGCCTTGCAGTCCCCTTCTTCCGCCTCGAGACTCGCCTTGTTGAGGTAGCCTTTCGCCGCGTAGTACTCGAACGGAGTTTTGGCTTCCGCACCGGCGGCCTTCGCCTTGTCCAGCGACTCCCGGGCGTTCTGGATCGCGTTGGCCGTCGCGCAACCGGCAGCCAGACCGGCGATCAGAACAATCGCCATTAAGACAACCCACGGTCGTTTCATCGTACCCCTCCTTTTAAATAGGTTTGCGTCCCTGATGATCCCAATCATCACCGCTCCTGCCGATGAAGGGCGATATCCAGTGCCATTTCACTCTAAGACGGGGTTCTCTTCAAGCGGATTCCCCATGTTTCGTTTTGTCCTTGTCTTCTTCGGACAGCAAGCCAACCTCTGTCGGCTCTTGAGGGCTCTGGACAACCATCCCTGCCTACTCCAACACCTGATATTTGAGGGATCCTCGAACTGGAATTCAAAGGGTTTTATGGACAGGTGGCCCGCCCGAAGGTAACCGTTTCGGGTAAACATCGGAACCGCTTCTTCCGAAAAGATATTTTAGGAAGAGGGTCTGGCCGCGTGGAAAGGGGGATCCGTGATTCGCGAAAGGGAAGGGGATGGCGGGATCTGAATCGAAGAGGGCTACGGTTTACAACAAGCCGGGGGAAGGGGTCCGAAAGATGGAAGCCACCCGGTGGCTGGCCGCACTCTTCTTCTTAATCGTTATGTTCGCTGGCACCTACCTATACAGCAAGAACGGCAAGGCGATTGCAACATTAGGTTTACCTGTCACCGTCGTTGTCGGTGTCGGGGTTCTCTATTGGGTAAAAGCAATGGGCGACAAGGCGGATAGGTACTCCAAGAGAGCCGTCGATGCTAGGCGCGGAGCTGAGGCCGAAGAAGCAGTTGGCAACCTGTTGGGCGAACTCCCGGCGGGGTTTTTCGTCGTGCATGACTTGAAATCTAAGAGAGGGAACATCGACCATATCGTCGTCTCCACGAAAGGGATCCTCACCGTCGAGACGAAGAGCCACAAAGGAGTCGTCAGCTGTGAAGGGGAGGAGTTGAAGCGCGACGGGCAACCCTTCGAAAAGAACGTTATCAAGCAGGCATGGGCGCAGGCATATTTTATCCGTCTTCTTCTCATCAGCCACGGGATATCGGCACCCAACCCGCAACCGGTGCTCCTGTTTGCCAATGCCGATGTACAAGTGCGAAAACCGGTAAGGGGCGTGGAAATCATCAGCAAGCGATATCTTCCCGTCTACCTGAGGCGCTTGCGGACACGCATGACGGCCCAAGAAGCGGAGAAGATTTTCGGTATATTGAGATTATCGCAAACGCAGATGTTCGTTTGATCTCGTCCTGGAACGCCCCCTTCACAGTTAATCCTTGATCTTCCAACGCTTGTATCTTCTCATCCGTCTTCTTGCTGTTTGGGAAATGATACAGTACAACCTGCCGATAATTAAATGTGCCCATTGAAAACTATAAGGGAATAGATAACAGTTGACATTTGTAAGTGTATGCAATAAATTGATAATCAATGTTTTGCAAAATGGACTTCCGGAAGGAATTGGATTATGTTGTAAGTTAGCTTAGGTAATATAAGTGATTACTTTAGACCATAATACTGGCCAACTAATTTAAAAACATGAGGAGGGGATTGATATGTTGGTAAGCAAAAAGATAGAAAGTAATGTCATGTCTTTAAAGTCCCTTCAAGGAAAAATTAAATTCGAATTTTCTGCCCCGGAGGCGAAGGAAGTTTTCTTGGTAGGGAATTTCAACCAGTGGAATACCCAAGCGAATCCGATGAAAAAAGACAAGAATGGAATTTGGAAGGCAACTCTCTCCCTTGAACCGGGAAGATACGAATATCGTTTTATTGCCGACGGCAACTGGGAGAACGATCCTTCTTGTTCTTGCTTCATCGCTAATGAATTCGGAGGCACGAACTGCGTTCGGATTGTAGCGTGAAGGGTTGACCCAATCCCAACTGACAAAGGTCACCTGGTATGAGCTGCGGGCGACCTCGGCGTCAGAGAAGAGAAAAGAAATGCGGTCAAATTGGCAATCGTCGGGATTTTCATGTCCCGCCTCCCACCTCGTGAAGTTCGGTCTCGCGGCGAACCCGCTTCCTTAGACGCCTTCATAATCAATAGTTTGCGTTCGGTTTGGCGCTACTCCTAACTCGCAGGATCCAGGATCGAATCCAACCAACGGTCTCAATTAAATCAATAGGTTATGGGCCAATATGCCCACTTTTATTCATCGGATATAAGACTCCACTTAACCGCCTTACCCGTTGAGGATATCCCCGGCGATTCTTAATGGATTAAATATTTTCTTGTTATCAGGTACTTATGTGCATTTTGCCGTGTTCGTGCCTGCATTTGGACGGGGATTCCGACGTTCCGGCTGCTATTCGCATGGATAGGGTTCGTGGGGTATAATAATTAACCGAAAGGGAAAGACCAAAGGGATAGCGCGATTGGCTCCGGCGACAGGGAACACTTTGGGGCCTCCGTCCTTGGAACAGGATCAGCAGACAGTCGGTCTTGGAGATTCGCCATGCGGGAGAGAAACGGTGTCCGGTACATCATCAAGGTATTCGAGGCGCAGTGGGACCAGCTCCACGACGAAACCGTCAAGCCCTTTTTCGAGCAATTGAAACGGGACACGAACGAGACCTACATGCGGCGCAACGGGGTGCATCATGAGTTGAACGGACATGATGCGTTGTTCAGCTACATCGTCTTCCAGAACGCGGAGGGATTGAAGGATGCTCTTTACCGGTACGACCAGGGGGTGGACCAGCGCAGGAAGATCGCCTATTTTGCCTGCCACGGGAAGCGAGGGGTCATCAGCGCGGTGCAGGACATCAGCCGCCGGCGTCTAAAAAACATACTGGCACCCCTCACGAGTTACGACGGGCTTTACTTCGGAGCCTGCGATTTCGTCAACAGGAAGACGGCCGAGGTGCTGCTCGGTGGCGCGCAATCCACGTGGATCGCCGGATACGAAAGCTGGACTCCATGGCTGGAGGGAATGTTGTGCGACATGATGTTTTTCCGGCTCCTGCTGAGCGGGCGGTTCGTACGTCCGAAGACGAATGCCCGATGGGAGCCGATCAAGCGGCCCGACGAGGTGGCGCGCCGATTGTATGAGCAGTTTCCCCAGGCCATAGACCTTCGTTTTTCGTTATTCTACCGGAAGCCGGAACGGATCTGCTCCACGCTGGAAGAACATTTCGGGAAGGAAAGCGGAGTGTCGTAGTCTTGGCGGAAAGAGTACCCGGTGCCCAGCCGGGGCCTATGACCGTATTGTGACCGTCGGTTCCCTGGAACGTTTCACAACGTTCCGAGGTAGGACCGCTGGACGTACTCGCTTTCCCGGAGCTCCTTTCCCGTGCCGGAGAGCACCGTCCGCCCCGGCTTGCGTTGATATAGTATCCGCGTATTCGGGGAAAGGGAAAAATCGAAGGCATGAACCTGGCCCAACTGCTTTCCGAAACGGCATCCAGACACCCCGACAAACCTGCCATCGTCTTCGAAGGGACGTCCCATTCCTACCGCGCATTCGACCGTCAGGTGGAGCGCTACTCGGCCATGCTCCGGGCGGAGGGCGTCGGGAAAGGGGACCGCGTCGCCATCCAGCTTCCGAAGAGGATGGAGTTCCTCTTCCTCCACTTCGCCATTCTCTCGGTCGGCGCGATCACCCTTCCCCTCAACGTGGATTACCGGGCCGGGGAGGTCGAGTATTTCCTGTCGGACTCCGGAAGCTCTCTCTTCGTCACGGATGGAGAGAGATTCCTGCGGGCTGCGGATGCGATCCGCGGTCTGCGAGGGATCCGGACCCTCCTCGTGGACGGGGCCGTCATGGAAGGGGCGGGCAGCCTGCCGGACCGGCTTGCCCGCGCGCCCGCGACGTTCCAGCGGGTCTATCCGGCCGACGGCGACGACGTGGCCATGATCTGTTACACCTCGGGCACGACCGGCAGGTCCAAGGGTGCGATGATCACGCACCGGAACCTCGTGTCGAACATGCTGGCCCTTTCGGAAGCATGGGAGTGGACGGAGAAGGACGTGCTCCTCCATGTTCTTCCCCTGTTCCACGTGCATGGGTTGAACGTTGCGACGCACGGAAGCCTGTATGCCGGCTCGACCATCGTCCTGCACGAGAAGTTCGAGCCGCAAAGAGCGTGGGAGGCGCTGGAGAAGGAACGGTGCACCCTGCTCATGGGGGTTCCCACGATCTATCAGAGACTCATGAACGAGTGGGAAAAGCTGGAGAGAAAACCGGACCTGCAGAAAATGAGGGTGTTCATCTCCGGCTCCGCGCCGCTTTCCGACGACCTTTTTCACCGGTTCGAGAAGGCCACGGGATTCCGGATCCTGGAGCGCTACGGCATGACCGAGACGGGCATGAACACGTCCAACCGCATCGACCCGGCCCATCGGAAGGCGAAAAGCGTGGGTTTTCCACTGCCGGGCGTTCGAATCCGCGTTGTCGGAAGCGACAGCAAAGACGTCCGCCCGGGGGACGCAGGGGAGGTGTGGGTCCTGGGGAACAACGTGTTCCTGGGGTACCGGGGGATGCCCGATAAGACGCGGGAGTCGTTCGTGGAAGGCTGGTTCCGGTCAGGGGATCTCGGGTACCAGGATCCGAAAGACGGCGGGAGGCTGTACCTGGTCGGCAGGGCGAAAGAGCTGATCATCACCGGCGGTTTCAATGTCTACCCGAAAGAGGTCGAAAACGTCCTCGAAAGCCAC
This is a stretch of genomic DNA from Deltaproteobacteria bacterium RBG_16_64_85. It encodes these proteins:
- a CDS encoding o-succinylbenzoate--CoA ligase codes for the protein MNLAQLLSETASRHPDKPAIVFEGTSHSYRAFDRQVERYSAMLRAEGVGKGDRVAIQLPKRMEFLFLHFAILSVGAITLPLNVDYRAGEVEYFLSDSGSSLFVTDGERFLRAADAIRGLRGIRTLLVDGAVMEGAGSLPDRLARAPATFQRVYPADGDDVAMICYTSGTTGRSKGAMITHRNLVSNMLALSEAWEWTEKDVLLHVLPLFHVHGLNVATHGSLYAGSTIVLHEKFEPQRAWEALEKERCTLLMGVPTIYQRLMNEWEKLERKPDLQKMRVFISGSAPLSDDLFHRFEKATGFRILERYGMTETGMNTSNRIDPAHRKAKSVGFPLPGVRIRVVGSDSKDVRPGDAGEVWVLGNNVFLGYRGMPDKTRESFVEGWFRSGDLGYQDPKDGGRLYLVGRAKELIITGGFNVYPKEVENVLESHEAVKESAVVGLPDEEFGEKVAAVVVLKDGRGSVALEVLSAHCRERLASYKCPREIAIVPELPRNAMGKILKNRIVEDLQGKAFRIT